The genomic segment AGAACTCTCTCCTCAAAATCAACTCAAATAAGGTGGGCTAATCCGCCCACCTTGAATAATCTATAAATTCACTGTTCTAATAATCAAACCGTACACGCTTTTAATTCAGCGTCTTTTAATTTACCGGCACGTAGTAACAACCAAGCAATGAATCCGACCATCAATGACATCACTACGAATAACATGCGTCCCCACAATGGATTAGGAATTAAGGTCAATATCAACAACGCGACACTGGTAGCTAATAGAACACGACCAAGTAACACATATTGCTGTCTATCTGCTTGGAAACTTTGCACTGTCTCTTCAACAACAATAGGTGTTGATACGTTATTGAAAAACTCATTAATCTCCTCGGCACGTTGTCCTTGTGGCTCTTTATAGAACAACTGAGTCAACAAGAAGAAACCACCAGTGATAATGATGTGACCCGTCACACCCATGGTGATGGATTTCATTTCTGCGAATTCACGTTTTGACAGTGGCTCTGCCAAGTTGAACAAACTTTCGATCATCGGTGCGCTCGTTGAGGCAATGACCGCAGATACACAGGCACCGACAGCAATCGTCGCCCAACATGCCCAATCGGGTGTTTTCTTGATAAAGAAACATAATAGCGACGGAATAAGAACCGGGAACGCCACTAATGTACTGACCATCATCAGTGCGTCGAACAAGCCAAAGTCTTTCAACTTACTCATAAACAGACCGGCGACAATGATCATTAAACCGAAAAACACCGTGGCAACTTTACTCGCCATCAGAATCGATCTATCCGATTTGTCTTTGGCAAAATAAGGTTCGTATACATTCTTGATAAAGATACCCGCATTTCGGTTCAGCGCTGAATCCATTGATGACATCGTTGCCGCAAACATTGCTGACATCATCAGACCCACCATGCCGACAGGCATTTCATTGCGAACAAATACAAAATACGTTGCATTGGCGATGTCTTTACCTAACACATCCAGTCCCCACGTAGACATATCAGGATAATGTCCGCCCACATACCATGCTGGTAAGAACCAGATAAAAGGACCGAACGCCATTAAGCAACAAGCAAGAACCGCCGCTTTTCGAGCATTCTTAGTATCTTTAGCCGCAATGTAACGATAAGAATCGATC from the Vibrio hippocampi genome contains:
- a CDS encoding sodium:solute symporter family transporter, which produces MNIDIYIVLGYFVFLMVVGWMFRSATSSTSEYFRGGGKMLWWMVGSTAFLQALSAMTFTGVMGKALDVGVSIVVIFFANALGYLCNYLFFAAKARQMRVISPIQGIRLRFGRVSEQVVTWATVPSSVLQASLWLNALAIFASAVFNIPIETTIIAAGGVVLFMSLVGGSWAVVASDFIQMIIITVVTFIATIVAITKAGGVTPILEAGLPDRGFVGDGYSYGYLFVGWFICIFIKQFFSTNNMIDSYRYIAAKDTKNARKAAVLACCLMAFGPFIWFLPAWYVGGHYPDMSTWGLDVLGKDIANATYFVFVRNEMPVGMVGLMMSAMFAATMSSMDSALNRNAGIFIKNVYEPYFAKDKSDRSILMASKVATVFFGLMIIVAGLFMSKLKDFGLFDALMMVSTLVAFPVLIPSLLCFFIKKTPDWACWATIAVGACVSAVIASTSAPMIESLFNLAEPLSKREFAEMKSITMGVTGHIIITGGFFLLTQLFYKEPQGQRAEEINEFFNNVSTPIVVEETVQSFQADRQQYVLLGRVLLATSVALLILTLIPNPLWGRMLFVVMSLMVGFIAWLLLRAGKLKDAELKACTV